From Coffea arabica cultivar ET-39 chromosome 2e, Coffea Arabica ET-39 HiFi, whole genome shotgun sequence, the proteins below share one genomic window:
- the LOC113729744 gene encoding cytochrome P450 87A3-like, translating into MLFACAIIALIVMLFSHWVYRWRNPKCNGVLPPGSMGLPIIGETIEYLTPYATDDLPPFLQKRISRYGPIFRTNILGQSVVISTDAEVNYRVFQQENNGFELCYSESFTRITGKQGLAGYHGDFHKYLRSLMLKLVSPEALREKMINDMVDNTREHLSSWSKLGKVDAKDGTDELLFKLAAEKMLGYEESKARKKLRECYSTLMDGLISIPLNFPGTAFYACLQGRKKAMKVIKDIFEMRRSGNHTKRVLVDHLLEEIEKEDTFLNEEIAMDLLFLFLFAAHETTATVMTLTLRFLNDHPNVMAELKREHEKILKMRETKNSRVSWKEYKSMTFTHMVINEVVRVINVAPGIFRKVLKDVEIKGYTIPAGWKIMVCPALIHLDPNRYDNPYEFNPWRWEGQELHTGSKNFMAFGGGVRLCVGADFAKLQMSIFLHYMATKYTWRVIDEGDKIRIPIGVRFRKGLRIEISENE; encoded by the exons ATGTTGTTTGCTTGTGCTATCATTGCTCTTATTGTTATGCTATTCAGCCACTGGGTGTATAGGTGGAGAAACCCCAAGTGTAACGGGGTATTACCACCAGGTTCGATGGGACTACCAATTATAGGAGAAACAATTGAGTACTTGACCCCTTATGCAACAGATGATCTCCCACCATTCCTACAAAAAAGAATCTCAAG gtacGGGCCAATTTTTCGCACGAATATACTTGGGCAGTCGGTCGTTATATCAACTGATGCTGAAGTCAACTACCGTGTCTTCCAGCAAGAAAATAATGGTTTCGAGCTCTGCTATAGTGAGAGTTTCACCCGGATAACTGGGAAACAAGGTTTAGCTGGCTATCATGGAGACTTCCACAAGTACCTCAGGAGCTTAATGTTGAAGCTTGTTAGCCCTGAAGCCTTAAGAGAGAAGATGATAAACGACATGGTTGACAACACTCGAGAGCATCTAAGTTCTTGGAGTAAACTTGGAAAAGTAGATGCTAAAGATGGAACTGATGAG TTGTTATTTAAACTTGCTGCCGAGAAGATGCTTGGCTATGAAGAAAGCAAGGCTCGGAAAAAATTGAGAGAATGTTATTCGACACTCATGGATGGCTTGATCTCAATTCCTCTCAACTTCCCTGGAACAGCATTCTATGCTTGCTTACAA GGACGTAAGAAAGCAATGAAGGTCATCAAGGACATCTTTGAGATGAGGCGCTCAGGCAATCACACTAAGAGAGTCCTTGTGGATCATTTACTTGAGGAAATAGAGAAAGAAGACACCTttttgaatgaagaaattgcGATGGACTTACTATTCTTGTTTCTGTTTGCTGCCCATGAAACAACTGCAACAGTTATGACTTTGACCCTGAGGTTTCTAAATGACCATCCAAATGTTATGGCTGAACTAAAG AGAGAGCAtgaaaaaattcttaaaatGCGAGAAACTAAAAATTCTCGTGTTTCATGGAAAGAGTACAAGTCTATGACTTTCACGCACATG GTTATAAATGAAGTAGTTAGGGTTATAAATGTTGCCCCTGGGATTTTTCGCAAAGTTCTCAAGGATGTTGAAATAAAAG GGTATACAATTCCTGCTGGTTGGAAGATAATGGTTTGTCCAGCATTAATTCATTTGGATCCTAATCGATACGACAACCCCTATGAATTTAACCCATGGCGATGGGAG GGCCAAGAATTGCATACGGGATCAAAAAATTTCATGGCATTTGGTGGAGGTGTGAGGCTTTGTGTTGGTGCTGACTTTGCAAAGTTGCAGATGTCAATTTTTCTGCATTACATGGCCACAAAATATAC CTGGAGAGTTATCGATGAAGGAGACAAAATCCGGATACCTATTGGTGTTCGTTTCCGCAAGGGATTGCGTATTGAGATTTCGGAGAACGAATAG